In Phacochoerus africanus isolate WHEZ1 chromosome 1, ROS_Pafr_v1, whole genome shotgun sequence, the following are encoded in one genomic region:
- the PTPN23 gene encoding tyrosine-protein phosphatase non-receptor type 23 isoform X3 — translation MEAVPRMPMIWLDLKEAGDFHFQSAVKKFVLKNYGENPEAYNEELKKLELLRQNAVRVPRDFEGCSVLRKYLGQLHYLQSRVPMGSGQEAAVPVTWTEIFSGKSVAHEDIKYEQACILYNLGALHSMLGAMDKRVSEEGMKVSCTHFQCAAGAFAYLREHFPHAYSVDMSRQILTLNVNLMLGQAQECLLEKSMLDNRKSFLVARISAQVVDYYKEACRALENPDTASLLGRIQKDWKKLVQMKIYYFAAVAHLHMGKQAEEQQKFGERVAYFQSALDKLNEAIKLAKGQPDTVQDALRFAMDVIGGKYNSAKKDNDFIYHEAVPALDTLQPVKGAPLVKPLPVNPTDPAVTGPDIFAKLVPMAAHEASSLYSEEKAKLLREMMAKIEDKNEVLDQFMDSLQLDPETVDNLDAYSHIPPQLMEKCAALSVRPDTVRNLVQSMQVLSGVFTDVEASLKDIRALLEEDELLEQKLQEAVGQAGASTAISKAELAEVRREWAKYMEVHEKASFTNSELHRAMNLHVGNLRLLSGPLDQVRAALPTPALTPEDKAVLQNLKRILAKVQEMRDQRVSLEQQLRELIQKDDITASLVTTDHSEMKKLFEEQLKKYDQLRVYLEQNLAAQDNVLRALTEANVQYAAVRRVLSELDQKWNSTLQTLVASYEAYEDLMKKSQEGKDFYADLESKVAALLERAQSTCQAREAARQQLLDRELKKKPPPRPTAPKPLLPRREEGEVVEPGDLPEELRSLPPDTFLGAAARLHFPPGPFPSSAGPGPHYLSGVLPPGTYSGPTQVLQPRAPPAPGHPAVAMAPGPPLYAAPAFTPELGLVPRSSPQHGVVSSPYGGVGPPPPVAGLPSAPPPQFSGPELAMGVRPATTTVDSVQAPISSHTAPRPTPTPAPPQPCFPIHPPQPLPMPYAYPVGAKQPLTAPPAQHHFSPGIPTGFSVPRIGPQPHPTRTVFGPQPPQQPLPLQHPHLFPSQAPGLVPPQPPYPFAPQPGVLGQPPPTLHTQLYSGPSQDPLPPHSGALPFPSPGPPQPPHPTLAYGPAPSPRPVGPQAAPLSIRGPPPAGQPTSTPNLVPSPAPSPGPGPVPPRPPASEPPSCLRRGAAAADLLSSSPESQHGGTQPPGGGQPLLQPTKVDAAEGRRPQALRLIERDPYEHPERLQQLQQELEAFRGQLGDTGALDAVWRELQEAQEHDARGRSIAIARCYSLKNRHQDVMPYDSNRVVLRSGKDDYINASRVEGLSPYCPPLVATQAPLPGTAADFWLMVHEQKVSVIVMLVSEAEMEKVRQGGRVGAQQGPWKHALTALFVPQQKVARYFPTERGQPMVHGALSLALSSVRTTETHVERVLSLQFRDQSLKRSLVHLHFPTWPELGLPDSPGNLLRFIQEVHAHYLHQRPLHTPIVVHCSSGVGRTGAFALLYAAVQEVEAGNGIPELPQLVRRMRQQRKHMLQEKLHLKFCHEAVVRHVEQVLQRHGVLPPCRPSASVSVSQKNHLPPDSQDLVLGGDVPISSIQATIAKLSIRPSGGLDSPAASLPGPVEAPGLPPTSLPESTQLPSSSPPPLSSPLPEAPQPEEEQPVPEVPTLGPPSSSLELLASLTPEAFSLDSSLRGKQRMSKQNFLQAHNGQGLRAARPTDDPLSLLDPLWTLNKT, via the exons AATGCCGTTCGTGTTCCACGAGACTTTGAGGGCTGCAGTGTCCTCCGCAAGTACCTGGGCCAGCTCCACTACCTGCAGAGTCGGGTCCCCATGGGCTCAGGCCAGGAGGCCGCTGTTCCTGTCACTTG GACCGAGATCTTCTCAGGCAAATCTGTGGCCCATGAAGACATCAAGTATGAGCAGGCCTGCATTCTCTACAACCTTG GGGCGCTGCATTCGATGCTGGGGGCCATGGACAAGCGGGTGtctgaggag ggcaTGAAGGTCTCTTGCACTCACTTCCAGTGTGCGGCCGGCGCCTTCGCCTACCTGCGTGAGCACTTCCCTCACGCCTATAGCGTTGACATGAGCCGGCAGATCCTCACTCTCAATGTCAACCTCATGCTG GGCCAAGCTCAGGAGTGTCTTCTGGAAAAGTCCATGTTGGACAACAGGAAGAGCTTTCTAGTGGCCCGCATCAGCGCACAG GTAGTGGATTACTACAAGGAGGCATGCCGGGCCTTGGAGAACCCTGACACCGCCTCGCTGCTGGGCCGGATCCAGAAGGACTGGAAGAAGCTGGTGCAGATGAAGATCTACTactttgcagctgtggctcat CTGCACATGGGGAAGCAGGCTGAGGAGCAGCAGAAGTTTGGGGAACGG GTTGCATACTTCCAGAGTGCTCTGGACAAGCTCAATGAAGCCATCAAGCTGGCCAAG GGCCAGCCTGACACTGTGCAAGATGCGCTTCGTTTCGCTATGGATGTCATTGGGGGAAA GTACAATTCAGCCAAAAAGGACAACGATTTCATCTACCATGAGGCCGTCCCAGCACTGGACACCCTTCAGCCTGTAAAAG GTGCCCCCTTGGTGAAGCCCTTACCAGTGAACCCCACAGACCCGGCTGTTACAGGCCCTGACATCTTCGCCAAACTGGTACCCATGGCTGCCCATGAAGCCTCATCACTGTACAG TGAGGAGAAGGCCAAGCTACTTCGGGAGATGATGGCCAAGATTGAAGACAAAAATGAGGTCTTGGA CCAGTTTATGGATTCACTGCAGCTGGACCCTGAGACGGTGGACAACCTTGATGCCTACAGCCACATCCCTCCCCAGCTCATGGAGAAGTGTGCTGCTCTCAGTGTCCGGCCTGACACTGTCAGGAACCTCGTCCAGTCCATGCAAG TGCTGTCAGGTGTGTTCACGGATGTGGAGGCCTCCCTGAAGGACATCAGGGCCCTGCTAGAGGAGGATGAGCTGCTAGAACAGAAGTTGCAGGAGGCAGTGGGCCAGGCGGGGGCCAGCACAGCAATTTCCAAGGCGGAGCTGGCAGAGGTGAGGCGAGAGTGGGCCAAGTACATGGAGGTCCATGAGAAGGCCTCCTTCACCAACAGTGAGCTGCACCGCGCCATGAATCTGCATGTTGGCAACCTGCGCCTGCTCAGTGGGCCACTGGACCAGGTCCGGGCCGCCCTGCCCACACCGGCCCTTACCCCTG AGGACAAAGCAGTGCTGCAGAACCTGAAGCGCATCCTGGCCAAGGTGCAGGAGATGCGGGACCAGCGTGTGtccctggagcagcagctgcgTGAGCTTATCCAGAAGGATGACATCACCGCCTCGCTGGTTACTACAGACCACTCAGAGATGAAG AAGTTGTTCGAGGAGCAGCTGAAGAAGTATGACCAGCTGAGGGTGTACCTGGAGCAGAACTTGGCTGCCCAGGACAATGTCCTCCGGGCACTGACAGAGGCCAACGTGCAGTATGCAGCTGTGCGGCGGGTGCTTAGTGAACTGGACCAGAA GTGGAACTCCACTCTGCAGACCCTGGTGGCCTCCTATGAAGCTTATGAGGACCTGATGAAGAAATCCCAGGAGGGCAAGGACTTCTATGCGGACCTGGAGAGCAAGGTGGCTGCTCTCTTGGAACGGGCACAGTCCACCTGCCAGGCCCGAGAAGCGGCCCGGCAGCAACTCCTGGACAG GGAGTTGAAGAAGAAACCACCACCAAGGCCCACAGCCCCAAAGCCACTGCTGCCCCGCAGGGAGGAGGGCGAGGTAGTGGAGCCAGGAGACCTGCCCGAAGAGCTGCGCAGCCTGCCCCCCGACACCTTCTTGGGAGCTGCTGCCCGGCTCCACTTCCCTCCCGGCCCCTTCCCCAGCTCTGCAGGACCTGGACCCCACTATCTCTCAGGAGTCTTACCGCCTGGGACCTACTCGGGCCCCACCCAGGTGTTACAGCCCAGAGCCCCCCCGGCCCCTGGGCACCCTGCGGTGGCCATGGCACCTGGACCTCCCCTCTATGCAGCCCCAGCTTTCACCCCAGAGCTGGGCCTTGTGCCCCGATCTTCGCCCCAGCATGGTGTGGTGAGCAGTCCCTATGGGGGGGTGGGCCCACCTCCACCAGTTGCAGGCttgccctcagccccacccccccagttCTCAGGCCCTGAGTTGGCCATGGGGGTTCGGCCAGCTACCACCACAGTAGATAGTGTCCAGGCCCCCATCTCCAGCCACACAGCACCACGgccaacccccacccctgctcctccccagccctgcttccCCATACACCCACCACAGCCCCTCCCCATGCCCTATGCCTACCCCGTGGGGGCCAAGCAACCCCTCAcagcacccccagcccagcaccactTTTCTCCTGGGATCCCCACAGGTTTTTCTGTCCCAAGGATTGGGCCTCAGCCTCATCCCACACGAACGGTGTTTgggccccagcctccccagcagcCCCTTCCACTCCAGCATCCACACCTTTTCCCATCTCAGGCGCCAGGACTGgtacccccccaacccccctatCCCTTTGCTCCTCAGCCTGGTGTCCTGGGGCAGCCACCACCCACCCTGCACACCCAGCTCTACTCAGGCCCCTCTCAGGACCCTCTGCCCCCCCACTCAGGGGCACTGCCTTTCCCTAGCCCTGGACCCCCTCAACCTCCCCATCCCACCCTAGCATATggtcctgccccttcccccaggcccgtggggccccaggcagcccctctCTCCATTCGAGGCCCTCCACCTGCTGGCCAGCCCACATCCACTCCCAACCTGGTGCCTTCACCTGCCCCATCACCGGGGCCTGGCCCAGTACCTCCTCGGCCCCCCGCATCAGAGCCACCATCATGTCTGCGCCGGGGCGCAGCAGCTGCCGATTTGCTTTCCTCCAGCCCCGAGAGTCAGCATGGAGGCACTCAGCCCCCTGGGGGTGGACAGCCTCTGCTGCAGCCTACAAAGGTGGATGCGGCTGAGGGCCGGCGGCCACAGGCCCTACGGCTGATTGAGCGGGACCCCTATGAGCACCCCGAGAGGCTACAGCAGTTGCAGCAGGAGCTGGAGGCTTTTCGGGGCCAGCTGGGTGATACAGGGGCTCTTGACGCTGTATGGCGGGAGCTGCAAGAAGCACAAGAGCATGATGCCCGTGGCCGTTCCATCGCCATTGCCCGCTGCTACTCCCTGAAGAACCGGCACCAGGACGTCATGCCCTATGACAGCAACCGCGTGGTGCTGCGCTCGGGTAAGGACGACTACATTAACGCCAGCCGCGTGGAGGGGCTCTCGCCGTACTGTCCGCCCTTGGTGGCCACCCAGGCGCCCTTGCCTGGTACAGCTGCTGACTTCTGGCTCATGGTGCACGAGCAGAAAGTGTCAGTCATTGTCATGCTGGTGTCTGAGGCCGAGATGGAGAAGGTGAGACAGGGAGGTCGGGTGGGTGCCCAGCAGGGGCCCTGGAAACATGCCCTAACTGCCTTGTTTGTTCCTCAGCAAAAGGTGGCGCGCTACTTCCCTACAGAGAGGGGCCAGCCCATGGTGCATGGAGCCCTGAGCCTGGCCCTGAGCAGTGTCCGCACCACAGAGACCCATGTGGAGCGGGTTCTAAGCCTTCAGTTCCGTGACCAGAGCCTCAAGCGCTCACTTGTGCACCTCCACTTTCCTACTTGGCCGGAGTT agGCCTGCCTGACAGTCCTGGCAACCTGCTCCGCTTCATCCAGGAGGTGCATGCTCATTACCTGCACCAGCGCCCCCTGCACACGCCCATCGTTGTGCACTGCAG CTCCGGGGTGGGCCGCACAGGAGCCTTTGCACTGCTCTACGCGGCTGTGCAGGAGGTTGAGGCTGGAAACGGGATCCCTGAGCTGCCTCAGCTGGTGCGGCGCATGCGGCAGCAGAGGAAACACATGCTGCAGGAGAAG CTGCACCTCAAGTTCTGCCATGAGGCGGTGGTGAGACATGTGGAACAGGTCCTGCAGCGCCATGGCGTGCTCCCTCCATGCAGACCCTCAGCCAGCGTCAGTGTCAGCCAGAAG AATCACCTTCCTCCGGATTCCCAGGACCTGGTCCTCGGTGGGGACGTGCCCATCAGTTCCATCCAGGCCACTATTGCAAAACTCAGTATTCGGCCTTCTGGGGGCTTGGATTCCCCGGCTGCCAGCCTGCCTGGGCCTGTAGAGGCCCCAGGCCTGCCACCAACCAGTCTCCCAGAGTCCACCCAACTCCCATCCTCGTCCCCACCGCCCCTCTCTTCACCCCTGCCTGAGGCTCCCCAGCCTGAGGAGGAGCAGCCAGTACCAGAAGTCCCCACCCTGGggcccccctcctcttccctggagctgctggcctcccTCACTCCTGAAGCCTTCTCTCTGGACAGCTCCTTGCGGGGAAAGCAGCGAATGAGCAAGCAGAACTTCCTGCAGGCCCATAATGGGCAGGGTCTGCGGGCTGCCCGGCCCACTGATGACCCTCTTAGCCTTCTGGATCCACTCTGGACACTCAACAAGACCTAA
- the PTPN23 gene encoding tyrosine-protein phosphatase non-receptor type 23 isoform X1 has product MEAVPRMPMIWLDLKEAGDFHFQSAVKKFVLKNYGENPEAYNEELKKLELLRQNAVRVPRDFEGCSVLRKYLGQLHYLQSRVPMGSGQEAAVPVTWTEIFSGKSVAHEDIKYEQACILYNLGALHSMLGAMDKRVSEEGMKVSCTHFQCAAGAFAYLREHFPHAYSVDMSRQILTLNVNLMLGQAQECLLEKSMLDNRKSFLVARISAQVVDYYKEACRALENPDTASLLGRIQKDWKKLVQMKIYYFAAVAHLHMGKQAEEQQKFGERVAYFQSALDKLNEAIKLAKGQPDTVQDALRFAMDVIGGKYNSAKKDNDFIYHEAVPALDTLQPVKGAPLVKPLPVNPTDPAVTGPDIFAKLVPMAAHEASSLYSEEKAKLLREMMAKIEDKNEVLDQFMDSLQLDPETVDNLDAYSHIPPQLMEKCAALSVRPDTVRNLVQSMQVLSGVFTDVEASLKDIRALLEEDELLEQKLQEAVGQAGASTAISKAELAEVRREWAKYMEVHEKASFTNSELHRAMNLHVGNLRLLSGPLDQVRAALPTPALTPEDKAVLQNLKRILAKVQEMRDQRVSLEQQLRELIQKDDITASLVTTDHSEMKKLFEEQLKKYDQLRVYLEQNLAAQDNVLRALTEANVQYAAVRRVLSELDQKWNSTLQTLVASYEAYEDLMKKSQEGKDFYADLESKVAALLERAQSTCQAREAARQQLLDRELKKKPPPRPTAPKPLLPRREEGEVVEPGDLPEELRSLPPDTFLGAAARLHFPPGPFPSSAGPGPHYLSGVLPPGTYSGPTQVLQPRAPPAPGHPAVAMAPGPPLYAAPAFTPELGLVPRSSPQHGVVSSPYGGVGPPPPVAGLPSAPPPQFSGPELAMGVRPATTTVDSVQAPISSHTAPRPTPTPAPPQPCFPIHPPQPLPMPYAYPVGAKQPLTAPPAQHHFSPGIPTGFSVPRIGPQPHPTRTVFGPQPPQQPLPLQHPHLFPSQAPGLVPPQPPYPFAPQPGVLGQPPPTLHTQLYSGPSQDPLPPHSGALPFPSPGPPQPPHPTLAYGPAPSPRPVGPQAAPLSIRGPPPAGQPTSTPNLVPSPAPSPGPGPVPPRPPASEPPSCLRRGAAAADLLSSSPESQHGGTQPPGGGQPLLQPTKVDAAEGRRPQALRLIERDPYEHPERLQQLQQELEAFRGQLGDTGALDAVWRELQEAQEHDARGRSIAIARCYSLKNRHQDVMPYDSNRVVLRSGKDDYINASRVEGLSPYCPPLVATQAPLPGTAADFWLMVHEQKVSVIVMLVSEAEMEKVRQGGRVGAQQGPWKHALTALFVPQQKVARYFPTERGQPMVHGALSLALSSVRTTETHVERVLSLQFRDQSLKRSLVHLHFPTWPELGLPDSPGNLLRFIQEVHAHYLHQRPLHTPIVVHCSSGVGRTGAFALLYAAVQEVEAGNGIPELPQLVRRMRQQRKHMLQEKLHLKFCHEAVVRHVEQVLQRHGVLPPCRPSASVSVSQKVMEGALESAGDSSCLVDPSLPILSSQNHLPPDSQDLVLGGDVPISSIQATIAKLSIRPSGGLDSPAASLPGPVEAPGLPPTSLPESTQLPSSSPPPLSSPLPEAPQPEEEQPVPEVPTLGPPSSSLELLASLTPEAFSLDSSLRGKQRMSKQNFLQAHNGQGLRAARPTDDPLSLLDPLWTLNKT; this is encoded by the exons AATGCCGTTCGTGTTCCACGAGACTTTGAGGGCTGCAGTGTCCTCCGCAAGTACCTGGGCCAGCTCCACTACCTGCAGAGTCGGGTCCCCATGGGCTCAGGCCAGGAGGCCGCTGTTCCTGTCACTTG GACCGAGATCTTCTCAGGCAAATCTGTGGCCCATGAAGACATCAAGTATGAGCAGGCCTGCATTCTCTACAACCTTG GGGCGCTGCATTCGATGCTGGGGGCCATGGACAAGCGGGTGtctgaggag ggcaTGAAGGTCTCTTGCACTCACTTCCAGTGTGCGGCCGGCGCCTTCGCCTACCTGCGTGAGCACTTCCCTCACGCCTATAGCGTTGACATGAGCCGGCAGATCCTCACTCTCAATGTCAACCTCATGCTG GGCCAAGCTCAGGAGTGTCTTCTGGAAAAGTCCATGTTGGACAACAGGAAGAGCTTTCTAGTGGCCCGCATCAGCGCACAG GTAGTGGATTACTACAAGGAGGCATGCCGGGCCTTGGAGAACCCTGACACCGCCTCGCTGCTGGGCCGGATCCAGAAGGACTGGAAGAAGCTGGTGCAGATGAAGATCTACTactttgcagctgtggctcat CTGCACATGGGGAAGCAGGCTGAGGAGCAGCAGAAGTTTGGGGAACGG GTTGCATACTTCCAGAGTGCTCTGGACAAGCTCAATGAAGCCATCAAGCTGGCCAAG GGCCAGCCTGACACTGTGCAAGATGCGCTTCGTTTCGCTATGGATGTCATTGGGGGAAA GTACAATTCAGCCAAAAAGGACAACGATTTCATCTACCATGAGGCCGTCCCAGCACTGGACACCCTTCAGCCTGTAAAAG GTGCCCCCTTGGTGAAGCCCTTACCAGTGAACCCCACAGACCCGGCTGTTACAGGCCCTGACATCTTCGCCAAACTGGTACCCATGGCTGCCCATGAAGCCTCATCACTGTACAG TGAGGAGAAGGCCAAGCTACTTCGGGAGATGATGGCCAAGATTGAAGACAAAAATGAGGTCTTGGA CCAGTTTATGGATTCACTGCAGCTGGACCCTGAGACGGTGGACAACCTTGATGCCTACAGCCACATCCCTCCCCAGCTCATGGAGAAGTGTGCTGCTCTCAGTGTCCGGCCTGACACTGTCAGGAACCTCGTCCAGTCCATGCAAG TGCTGTCAGGTGTGTTCACGGATGTGGAGGCCTCCCTGAAGGACATCAGGGCCCTGCTAGAGGAGGATGAGCTGCTAGAACAGAAGTTGCAGGAGGCAGTGGGCCAGGCGGGGGCCAGCACAGCAATTTCCAAGGCGGAGCTGGCAGAGGTGAGGCGAGAGTGGGCCAAGTACATGGAGGTCCATGAGAAGGCCTCCTTCACCAACAGTGAGCTGCACCGCGCCATGAATCTGCATGTTGGCAACCTGCGCCTGCTCAGTGGGCCACTGGACCAGGTCCGGGCCGCCCTGCCCACACCGGCCCTTACCCCTG AGGACAAAGCAGTGCTGCAGAACCTGAAGCGCATCCTGGCCAAGGTGCAGGAGATGCGGGACCAGCGTGTGtccctggagcagcagctgcgTGAGCTTATCCAGAAGGATGACATCACCGCCTCGCTGGTTACTACAGACCACTCAGAGATGAAG AAGTTGTTCGAGGAGCAGCTGAAGAAGTATGACCAGCTGAGGGTGTACCTGGAGCAGAACTTGGCTGCCCAGGACAATGTCCTCCGGGCACTGACAGAGGCCAACGTGCAGTATGCAGCTGTGCGGCGGGTGCTTAGTGAACTGGACCAGAA GTGGAACTCCACTCTGCAGACCCTGGTGGCCTCCTATGAAGCTTATGAGGACCTGATGAAGAAATCCCAGGAGGGCAAGGACTTCTATGCGGACCTGGAGAGCAAGGTGGCTGCTCTCTTGGAACGGGCACAGTCCACCTGCCAGGCCCGAGAAGCGGCCCGGCAGCAACTCCTGGACAG GGAGTTGAAGAAGAAACCACCACCAAGGCCCACAGCCCCAAAGCCACTGCTGCCCCGCAGGGAGGAGGGCGAGGTAGTGGAGCCAGGAGACCTGCCCGAAGAGCTGCGCAGCCTGCCCCCCGACACCTTCTTGGGAGCTGCTGCCCGGCTCCACTTCCCTCCCGGCCCCTTCCCCAGCTCTGCAGGACCTGGACCCCACTATCTCTCAGGAGTCTTACCGCCTGGGACCTACTCGGGCCCCACCCAGGTGTTACAGCCCAGAGCCCCCCCGGCCCCTGGGCACCCTGCGGTGGCCATGGCACCTGGACCTCCCCTCTATGCAGCCCCAGCTTTCACCCCAGAGCTGGGCCTTGTGCCCCGATCTTCGCCCCAGCATGGTGTGGTGAGCAGTCCCTATGGGGGGGTGGGCCCACCTCCACCAGTTGCAGGCttgccctcagccccacccccccagttCTCAGGCCCTGAGTTGGCCATGGGGGTTCGGCCAGCTACCACCACAGTAGATAGTGTCCAGGCCCCCATCTCCAGCCACACAGCACCACGgccaacccccacccctgctcctccccagccctgcttccCCATACACCCACCACAGCCCCTCCCCATGCCCTATGCCTACCCCGTGGGGGCCAAGCAACCCCTCAcagcacccccagcccagcaccactTTTCTCCTGGGATCCCCACAGGTTTTTCTGTCCCAAGGATTGGGCCTCAGCCTCATCCCACACGAACGGTGTTTgggccccagcctccccagcagcCCCTTCCACTCCAGCATCCACACCTTTTCCCATCTCAGGCGCCAGGACTGgtacccccccaacccccctatCCCTTTGCTCCTCAGCCTGGTGTCCTGGGGCAGCCACCACCCACCCTGCACACCCAGCTCTACTCAGGCCCCTCTCAGGACCCTCTGCCCCCCCACTCAGGGGCACTGCCTTTCCCTAGCCCTGGACCCCCTCAACCTCCCCATCCCACCCTAGCATATggtcctgccccttcccccaggcccgtggggccccaggcagcccctctCTCCATTCGAGGCCCTCCACCTGCTGGCCAGCCCACATCCACTCCCAACCTGGTGCCTTCACCTGCCCCATCACCGGGGCCTGGCCCAGTACCTCCTCGGCCCCCCGCATCAGAGCCACCATCATGTCTGCGCCGGGGCGCAGCAGCTGCCGATTTGCTTTCCTCCAGCCCCGAGAGTCAGCATGGAGGCACTCAGCCCCCTGGGGGTGGACAGCCTCTGCTGCAGCCTACAAAGGTGGATGCGGCTGAGGGCCGGCGGCCACAGGCCCTACGGCTGATTGAGCGGGACCCCTATGAGCACCCCGAGAGGCTACAGCAGTTGCAGCAGGAGCTGGAGGCTTTTCGGGGCCAGCTGGGTGATACAGGGGCTCTTGACGCTGTATGGCGGGAGCTGCAAGAAGCACAAGAGCATGATGCCCGTGGCCGTTCCATCGCCATTGCCCGCTGCTACTCCCTGAAGAACCGGCACCAGGACGTCATGCCCTATGACAGCAACCGCGTGGTGCTGCGCTCGGGTAAGGACGACTACATTAACGCCAGCCGCGTGGAGGGGCTCTCGCCGTACTGTCCGCCCTTGGTGGCCACCCAGGCGCCCTTGCCTGGTACAGCTGCTGACTTCTGGCTCATGGTGCACGAGCAGAAAGTGTCAGTCATTGTCATGCTGGTGTCTGAGGCCGAGATGGAGAAGGTGAGACAGGGAGGTCGGGTGGGTGCCCAGCAGGGGCCCTGGAAACATGCCCTAACTGCCTTGTTTGTTCCTCAGCAAAAGGTGGCGCGCTACTTCCCTACAGAGAGGGGCCAGCCCATGGTGCATGGAGCCCTGAGCCTGGCCCTGAGCAGTGTCCGCACCACAGAGACCCATGTGGAGCGGGTTCTAAGCCTTCAGTTCCGTGACCAGAGCCTCAAGCGCTCACTTGTGCACCTCCACTTTCCTACTTGGCCGGAGTT agGCCTGCCTGACAGTCCTGGCAACCTGCTCCGCTTCATCCAGGAGGTGCATGCTCATTACCTGCACCAGCGCCCCCTGCACACGCCCATCGTTGTGCACTGCAG CTCCGGGGTGGGCCGCACAGGAGCCTTTGCACTGCTCTACGCGGCTGTGCAGGAGGTTGAGGCTGGAAACGGGATCCCTGAGCTGCCTCAGCTGGTGCGGCGCATGCGGCAGCAGAGGAAACACATGCTGCAGGAGAAG CTGCACCTCAAGTTCTGCCATGAGGCGGTGGTGAGACATGTGGAACAGGTCCTGCAGCGCCATGGCGTGCTCCCTCCATGCAGACCCTCAGCCAGCGTCAGTGTCAGCCAGAAGGTGATGGAGGGAGCCCTGGAGTCTGCTGGGGACAGCTCCTGCCTTGTGGACCCCTCTTTACCCATTCTCTCTTCTCAGAATCACCTTCCTCCGGATTCCCAGGACCTGGTCCTCGGTGGGGACGTGCCCATCAGTTCCATCCAGGCCACTATTGCAAAACTCAGTATTCGGCCTTCTGGGGGCTTGGATTCCCCGGCTGCCAGCCTGCCTGGGCCTGTAGAGGCCCCAGGCCTGCCACCAACCAGTCTCCCAGAGTCCACCCAACTCCCATCCTCGTCCCCACCGCCCCTCTCTTCACCCCTGCCTGAGGCTCCCCAGCCTGAGGAGGAGCAGCCAGTACCAGAAGTCCCCACCCTGGggcccccctcctcttccctggagctgctggcctcccTCACTCCTGAAGCCTTCTCTCTGGACAGCTCCTTGCGGGGAAAGCAGCGAATGAGCAAGCAGAACTTCCTGCAGGCCCATAATGGGCAGGGTCTGCGGGCTGCCCGGCCCACTGATGACCCTCTTAGCCTTCTGGATCCACTCTGGACACTCAACAAGACCTAA